A part of Myxococcales bacterium genomic DNA contains:
- a CDS encoding VOC family protein, with protein sequence MPKPAPSFIPHGMHTITPHLWFNGDCQKAIQFYQRAFDAEEVSLVYSEDKPQTVMHAMLKIGDSYLMMADAWPDTSEQGPVKTTSVGIWLYVEDCDALFKQAVGQGCKVVMPLMDAFWGDRFAKVRDPFGHCWAIATYKLLMNEEEIKQAKEKWMQENKVDYC encoded by the coding sequence ATGCCAAAGCCCGCACCAAGCTTTATACCTCACGGAATGCACACTATTACTCCGCACTTGTGGTTTAATGGTGATTGCCAAAAGGCAATTCAATTTTACCAAAGAGCTTTTGATGCCGAAGAGGTATCTTTGGTATATTCCGAAGATAAACCACAAACAGTTATGCATGCGATGCTTAAAATAGGTGATTCATATTTAATGATGGCGGATGCTTGGCCAGACACTTCAGAACAGGGCCCTGTTAAAACTACGAGCGTTGGCATATGGCTCTATGTTGAGGATTGTGATGCTTTATTTAAGCAAGCAGTAGGTCAAGGCTGCAAGGTAGTTATGCCTCTGATGGATGCTTTTTGGGGTGATCGTTTTGCCAAAGTACGGGATCCATTTGGGCATTGTTGGGCGATCGCGACTTATAAGTTGCTAATGAACGAAGAAGAAATAAAACAAGCCAAAGAAAAATGGATGCAAGAAAATAAAGTTGATTATTGTTGA